The Aquila chrysaetos chrysaetos chromosome 11, bAquChr1.4, whole genome shotgun sequence sequence ttaacatttttaagaaataagacTAATACTTTTAAAGTCTGATAAATTACAGAggcttttttattgttcttctgttccttttcatgAAGGCTCTTGAGAAAAACCAACAGTGGCTACTGTATGACCAGCAACGTGAAGCATATGTCAGGGGCCTGCTTGGAAGGATCTTTGAACTTGAACAGAAGTCAGAAACAGTTAGCCAACAAGAATCTAAAGAATTCAATTCAGAAGGTATCGACTTTATTGTTTCCCCACAAGTGACCCAAACCATAATTATCTATAGaattaagttttctgaaaacaaattatagcacaattaaagaaaatcaagaatttCTTCTCAACATTTTGGTTTCTTAATGGTAAAACTTGGGTAAGTAAAATTTCTTTGGTTCCTGTTATCTAGCTATGTTACTTGATCAACAGTATTTCACGTTCTTATCTACTTCAAGGATGGTTTTTAATAGCCTTGACACTCTATTAGCAACCTCTCTGTTTGTGGAAAGTGTTGaggcaaatatatatatgtatcccATCCTCCAAAGTACACTTTCAACCTACATAATGGAAGCATTAAGGATTTATTAGCTAGGTGTGGatcagggttttttaaatttacttttttcaaaataaatattataaaaattactCAAGACTGCCATGTTCTTTACTTACCTGAACAGTTGTTACAGGGCACAAAAACCTGTGATAGGTTTTGGCACCTATCCAAAACTGTTTCGCAACATGGATCTGGCCACCTCTAGCTCACTTCTGTGCTATGCAGTTCCTCAGTAACGAGCACCCTCTCAGCACCACGCATTCAGATTGACTTGAGTGGTGCTTGACCAATGTGTGgagtaaaattaaaatcacgTTGAACAGAAGAACCCGAAGGAGCtggcttgcttttcttattatcaaattattaatttcataTATGCTGCAACTGACCTGCAAGGTAAATTCACTAAATAGAACTAGCATTATCTGGAGTAAGAGTATGCCCACAGATACTTGCCACTTAGTAATTCATGTACAGTGGCTTGGTTTCTGTATTACTGCTTGAATCTTTGTGGAAAGCAGTAAAATATCATCATAATCTTGTTTTGGTGGTGTTCAGAAATCTATAAGCAGTATTTCAGAGGGAGACAGACTGAAGTAGCTCACCAGGAAATGTAACTCTGAGTTACTGCTGTCAAAGCTTTGtcatcagagcagccaggagaCTAGGAGTAAGGGTATAAGAAAGTTCCTCTCTTCAGTAGCAGAAGACAGTAGCAGAAATCAAAGTTTCTAAGAACCTAGCTATACAAGTTGAAAGTAGATAGGACAactttttccaaggaaaaagtTGGTGTATCTCTGAGGATCTCACCATCCTATAAAGGAGTATCGCTAATGAGAAGGTAAGGCTTAGTTCATAGTTGAGGGGAGGGAGAACAGTCAAGCAAGAAACTCCCCCTAGTAACTTACAAtttgaagaaggaggggaagccTTCAATAGGAAAAGAATCAAAGTTAAGAAAATTACAGTGCCAAAAATCAGCAAAGCCTGTgaacttctgcattttgttctgcttctaGGTATATTTTGTATTACTACTGAATTTATACAAactacctcttttttttccctacttacTAAACTCTCCTTGGGTCAACAAGCAGAAATTTTTCAAACTCTGGTTTAAGGAACAGTCACTAGCCAAGAAGCAGGcattttttatcaaaaaaacTCTATCCTAGTCCCTTCTATTTGCAGTTTAGAAGTAAACGATGGCATACGATTTGAGGAAGATAGTCTGCAAAAGACAATGGAAGGTCTGGCTTTGGTCAACAATGGTGAAGTAGAGCCCATCAGATCCCCAGGTTATCCATATACTCCCCAGGGGAGGGAGAAATGCCAGCACCTTGGCTAAGGGGCCTAAATCTGGAAGTGAGAATCTAGCGCCATTGGGCCTTGCTTCCCATGTGTCAGTATAATGCCTGAGGCCACATAAGAACTATGTGTGGGTCATGGAGCTTGTGTAGTCAGGGCAAAGGATATAATATTGCTATAAGGGTTAGTGAAAGAAGTAGCTGTAGCACACAATACCACACGCAAGCCAAGTTGCAGTTTTCTGATAACTATATTGGGAAGGAGACTTCACGGCATTAGGAGTACTGAAAGGTGTTTTAACTAAAGTTTGGTGCCAGTCTGGGCTGTGAAGAGCCTAGAATGTCAACTTCAATCAATATACCTTAAAATCCTGTCAAGGATTTGGTGTTCTGATTTTTAAGTGTGTtggttgcccccccccccactatcTCAATTATTTCTTACTCATTAAGGTCATCtacaagaggaaaagcaaaaatattatgACCAGCTGTTACTAACTGCTAAGAGTGATCTTGAGACTGAAAGACGCACTATAACCCAGCTGAGATCTGAACTTAACGAATTCAAAAAGAAGTATGAAGAAACACGACAAGAAATAACAACTTTAAATGCCTTACTGCAGTCACAACAGGTTGCTGAAATGAAGActctagaaaatgaaaataaaattaaaggagAGAAAGTGCAGAgactaaaacaagaaaatgaaactattaAAGGAcagctcagagaagaaaagaaaaagtctgaaGATCTTTTATGTCAGGTAAGCGCATGCATCTAGAGGTTTAACATCATTAGCAAAGAATCAAGAGAGCTGAAAAGTCATACTTAATCAGAATGGATCATCACTCGCTTGCTCTGGTAACTGTTCTTTATGTATATCTAGACTCATGTTCTTGAGGTTAAAACTGAATACTTTCTTTAATATATTGGTTTGAATCAAAATCCAAACTTTTGTTAAGTTTCCTTGTTTAAATAAGGAACTTATTTGTTCACTTATTTCCTTGGTCTTATGGGACACAAGAGGGAGAAGTAAGAGAATACTTAATTGATTCTAATCTAGTTAATCCTCAAGGTTAATAGTAAATGAGAACAGGAAAGGTAAAAATTCAAGTCCATACAGGCTATTTTATCATGTGATCCTAACTATGGAATATCACTGATATTTGTTGTCACCTGGCTGCTACAAAATACATGTGGGCTTGTAGTTTCATACTTAGTGGATAAGCAGCTGTGTCCCTGGATAATAACCCCAGCCAACCATTGTGGCCAtgcagctggggttttttgtttggttgtttttgttccATTCAGATGAGTTCCTGCATTTGGTTCTCTCTATGATGCCATGGGTAAGAACTATGCAGGCATGCCTGAGCACTAGAAAGCGATCGCCAGATAAGCAAGGGAAGGGACAGACCTTAAGTTGTCACTGTCTTGAAGATGGCTATGGTAGAAACCACTGAGAAGAGTTCTGTAATTCCCTATAAAGGCCTAAGATGTGCCTGTCAGGCAGGCTGTTCAATATGCATGGTTTACACTGTTGCCAGATCTGTTCTGTTGCTTTTGCATCAGATTCAAATTGTTTGCAGGACTTGCCCATCTCCCAGAGAGTACCTTGatgacttcagtgaaataattcTGTTCATATGTGAAGTTCTtaattcttccttccttctttttttttgagccCAATGACTTTAACCACTCTGGCTGATCAGAGGCAGGGGAAGACATGTATGTGCTATATGtttgtatgtaaaaatattcagtgctTACCTCCTTTTGTTTGGAGTACTCATGAGGACTATGCCACTTCCCCTACATGGAGAGCTACAGTGATGTCTTGGAATATTCCTATCAGCATGgtgatgctaaaaaaaaaaacaacccaaaaaaaaccccctgttGTTTCTTCTTGTGGACATGAAATCATGACCATGTATCTGCTGAAGAGAAACTGGAAAGTCCTCCTTAAAAGGACTGTCCTCAGGGCATCCAAATGAGATAGACTTGCTACTTGGAGAAGTTTAGGGTTGATAAAGCAATGTAGAACTGAAATTTGAAGTACGAGAATAAAATTTACTAGGCACCAAAGTAGGCTAAAACCAGAACAACAGTTTACCTCTCTAAATACTGTCTGATTCTCCCTGGTTAATAATGATTAAAAGGtgctgttggttttggggggtttcggggttttttgttgtgttttttcagctgaacaaTAGCATTCACTACAAGAATTGATACATGCTAATAACAGatgatatttttatgtatgcatTTACTTAATCCATTATAGTATAGTACTTTCTGAGTCTTAAACTGGttctcttctattaaaaaaaatattgcattgcttgttttttaacatAGTGGCATGTAAGTGCAAACATAGgttttgtgtgtatatttttgtCTGCATCCTGGCAATCACCTAGGAAAGTTcagtttgattttgttgttgttgttgttgtttataaCATCATTCTGCATTTCCCCTGCTCAATGCAATAATAATGCTTCCCTGAGGTTTTCTCCAGGGAAGCAGAGatattttaatttggtttgGCTGTTGCATAACAGGcatactttttctgtttggtgttGGAATATAAAAGTTTACTTCTATCCCTTTTTAGATTCATTATTTGTTAAACTTATTAACTGTTGTATATGGATGTTGTTTattacaaatgtttttctgtcttgtagGTGCAACTTCTTCGCAAATCATTGCTCAAACAGCAGGAGGAACACACTAGGATAGCTTTGTTGGAACAACAGGTAGCCAATTATATGCTAATACTTAATCTGTATTATGCACACAGGCTTTCTAGACTAACTTCAAATTTAAGAACGAGTAGTATATTAAAGTAATATTAGACATGAATATTCAACTGTGAATAATCTCCTGATGCTTCTAAAAATTTTGGCATGTCTGTCGAGGAAAATCTGTAATCTTTTACAGATAAGAGGGTGTGATCAAACTTAATGCTATTTTCTCCACAATCACTTGTTCAACTGTACACCCTCAGGTTAGGTATGGGAAACATCTGAATACCAATCAGCTTATTGAAGTTTTGTAATATACTCTTGATAAAGTTATACAAATAATTGCATTGTcatcttttccatcttctttattttttccaattacaTTCTTACAGATCTAATTGAtattattggggaaaaaaaaaagttacacttATTTGCTAAGCTTGGGTGTACAGTGTTACCCGTAGGTTCTGTCCAAATTATGTTGCTACAAGAAAGATCCTGGAGTAGAAACTGGCATTTTTAATGAGTACTTGCACTATATGCTTTTCTACAAAATGTTAAGATTGCAAGACAGCTTAAAATAGTCTCCAACCAAAATAACTTCAAATTCCATCTCTACTAAGGGAGAAGATTTTCATAACTAGGCATGTATGAATTTCACTGTAGTGAAAGCAacaagtgactttttttttttttttttttaaatcctattttaGGATATGATTGCAGagtaaaatttactttaaatatataaaggggaaacatttctctttctcttctccacacCCCAATTCTTAATAAATTCTGActttaattctttaatttttcactttgggGGGTTGCCAGATCCAGATATGCAccacagattttgaaaatgaaaagcttgaTCGCCAGAACTTGCAGCATCAATTAAACAAAGTCCTTAAGGAACTGCGCAAGGCCAGGGAGCAAATAACCCGTCTGGAACCTCTGGTATGTAATGAATAACTTGCAGGTAAATTTAGTCAGGGATTTTGCATAAATGtacatcttttcattttgggaTCTTATTTCAACTGTAGTGAGTCTTCGGTTAATGTTATCAGATATTCACTGTAGGTCCTTACATCCTTTAGGTATGTGGCCCCAAGATGCAGAACCCTATGTCAGCTAGCTAGGCATTGTTTTTCTCTACAGCATGTATGGAGAACTAGTACTGCAGAAGGAGATCCAGAATAGTCAGGTTCCTGAGCAGGGAACACAATTGTATTTTGTATCACAGCATGTTACCTAGTTTGGACTATTGCACAATGACAAAGTTGCAGTATGCTTCTACTCAGACTTGCTGCTAGTGAACAGGACACAATCCTTAAATATAGAATTCCTCCCCCACCTCCATCTGATACAGGATGGGTGGGTCATTAAAACCTGGCGTTTTCACTTCCAAAAAGACAAGCTCCCTACTACAATGAAAAAGGACGTTTGTTGTACTATGAGGACTGTGGTCTGTTTGCTGCTTATTATACAAGCCCAAAGAAAGCCACCTAGATTTAAGCCCTAGACTGAATGGAGAAATTTGTAGGGAAAGATTAAGTATTAAGCAAGCCATTGATCTGTTTTGCTCTGTTGTATCCAGGATTGCCCTGGTCTTgagcagaaatgcattttgactGTTGGTGCTTCTGGAACTCTACTATAAGGTATCTTGTAAGATGAGGTGATAGCTGAATAGGATTGTCAAAACTGCAGTTCTGGACTTAAATGACGTTCAAAATGGAAATCAGACACCTGTGTCCTTCATTAGATCAGGTCTGGGGCCAGTGTGATTTTTGCAGAGGAGATAAATGCAAAAGCTCCTAACAAGTTGCAGATGAGAAGAATTCTTCAGTGACTGCCAGACTACTCTCCCTCTTAGTTGTATGCAACTTGGAAGTATTTTCTCAAATGAGGAAGGGAATGGAATGAATCCTGAGATACTGATGTTCTTCTTCACTCATGTGTTGCCCCTTGGGAGAGCCTCACTTGCTAGGATTGCAGTTGCTGCTGCCAGGGGAAGCCCCTGGAAAACCTTCTAGGAGTACAGCAGAAGTttgggcagagcagggaagctACAGCTTTGAGTTTCTCTGTGCTAAGAAGCTGGAGAAGTAGCTGTCAAATGGACAACCAGCTGCGTTTTACAGTTAGGGTCAGCCTTCACGCACAGAAACTTCACGCATGGGatcaggagaagagaaaattatggCAGAGTTTTTGGGAAGATAGCTAGGCAGCATCCTATGTAGAAGGGGCTGAGGCATCATTTTATTAAGGAAAGATAGTGTGTGAGTAGCTAGGAAGATGGCTGGGGAAGGATTCCCAGTCAGACATTGTGGGAAACCTGTCTTAAATAGTCTGCAGAAAAGCTACCTGCAATCTAATTTAAATGTGGTGTTAGAATTGTACAACAGGCCCTTTGTAATCAACACAAGCAGCATAACTGCCTTTAGCCATCTTTAAAATTCTACCGTTAGTGCTATAACACACACAAGGCTTGTGTGCCATCAaaccttaatattttttcctacagtatTTGATCAGCGCATGCATGCCTCAATCTTACACtaaagctgcttttccagaaaCTCCAGGAATCTGGACGTATGGAACCACAAGAAGATTTGCAAGCTGTGTTTGAAGAGAAGCTGACCATGTATGACAGAAGTCCTTCCCTGAAACATTCAAACCTTCTTGATGAAAGTTTTCTCGAGTGTCCCAGATGTAAAGTGCAGTATCCAACAAGCCAGCATAGAGAATTACTAGCACATATTGACTTCTGTACAGCTTGAGCTCCAAATGGACTTACTGTATTTGCTTTATACACACTGCCAACGTGCTTTTCTACAAAGGCAAAAgatctttttaaagcttttttcttaagGTTGTATAAAGGACTACTAGTTTTATATTCAGTTCCACAAAAACATTATAGTTATTTATTTGGCCTCAATTATTTTACCCGATGTTTTTGCAAAAAGCAGCTACTGCATTTTTGGTtgcaaatggaaatatttttagaattgGGAATATCTTCAAATAGTAAACTACTGACTTATTTTTTTGCActattaaaaatgagaacagtAAAAGCACACCTATTGTGTCAgactttattttcatgtttgccATATCCAGTTCTTGGTTGGTGAATCCTGATGATTGTGCTTGTACCTTAACTGACAGTAATAGCTGCAAAAGATTTTTGGCCCTCGTAGGtgtactatatatatatttatatatacatggtatgtgtgtatatgtatagtATGTACAgtgtatatgtacatgtattatatatatgtatcataTACATATGTAATGTATCACCATCTTGATACATTAAAACTCAGAAGACTCAAGCTAGATCTTTGCTGCTTAAGATTCATGTTGAAAACATTAATCATAAGTAGCTTATTTTCCTGAACCACAGTCAGGTGTGACTTAGAGCTCATATAAAAATGCTGACCAAGGTTTAAGCGCTTctcaaaaaaattgtcattggGAAAACAAACTTCCTAGCAAATACAAACCTCCTTGGTACtgaaaaaagtttgtatttctgACAATGTCAGAGACCATTTTTGAAGTTTGGATATGGAATTATGCTGAAGTAAACTTGTTTgcacttctgtattttagaCGCTAAAGTTAGGCAATGCCAGTTATTCAATCTGTTACATTTGACAAATGCCCCAGTTTAAAAGTgcagtttttaataaattgctCTAGTGGACTTAAAGTGTCACTGTATTTTGGtattaatacagaaaacaagttaGCAATAAATTCTTGCAACAAATTAGAAACTGGCAAAAAATTCCCTTATGGATTTGCAATCACAGTGTTATTTTCCTCTAGCACCTTGTCGTGGTGTAAACCTGGATCTGTTGCTAGCATTTTGCTCCTTGCATATGTAGTTAAGTCCAACAGGCAGTTCTTtcaacaaaaattattaaattgaGGAAATTTTACAAAGATACACGAGTAAAGATAAATTTGCTTCTTGTACAAGTTTATAGTTGCTGAGGACAGTGAAATACCCAAGGTCTATCTTTCTCTGGTATACTGATTCTAATTGCTAGCTAGTGTCAGCTCTTTCCATCATGCTTTGCTGCAAACTATGCATTTACCCCATAATGTTCACCCTAATCTCTGATGGTTAAACCTTATTCTGAAATATAAGGGTGTTTTCCAAGTTGTTTTCAATAACTATTATAATATTAAGTGATGTTGTTATTGATTAAATCCAGTGTTCgtgagacagaaagaaaatgttaaaagctattttctttatatctgaAATATCTTTGCCACACCTATTTTACTAGCCACTATCTATCCACTTTTCAATTTCTCTGACTATGTCTCAGGCTAGTCTTTGTGTTTGACAATTTGTTCAGTTGTAGCAACAGGTTTTCTGACCAAAGATATGATGAACTAATgagtaaaacagaaattatgctTCAGAATCTCATGGTTTTGCCATGAGAAAAATTGTCTTAATtttatgtctgtctgtctttctaaACATCTTTTAAATTCAGGATAATATCTATCTCTATTATCTAATAATCTCTAATTAAACTACTTTTGGAAGTTTAAGTTAGTTGTCTTTTAACAGCACATTAATCAGCTAGTATTCTATTCCCAGTTGTATACTTGGCATAGTTTCTCCAAAAGGAAATTCTGATCTTTTATGTATTATAGATGAAATAAGATTGCCTGCTACAGGTCAGCACTCTTCAGTAGTTCTAAGGCTTTCTTAAATTAGCGTAAAACACTTCCTCATTAGAAGCTGGTACTGTAAAGGGGGGGCTCATAAAGTTGATAATGTGATaacctttaaaaagttttgttcATTCCAGCACCTCttctgaactttaaaaatgcatttagtcCTACTGCTAAATATTAGGCCTAAGTACAAAAAACCCTTACTGATTAAATTTATATACATCAGTGTGGTACATGttgaaaaataccaaaataacaTTCTAATGCATCAAAAGACCTATTCTGAAGGCAGAACCACAAATATTGTCATCATTTACATGTGACTAACTATAAAACAACTCCATGAAGCATGTGGATTGtatcattgctttttttcaccCTTCAGAAGCTACAAATGAGTGtaagactgaaaattattttttatcctaaaattaaatgaataagAAAAAGGTCTGCTGCTCCTCTCTTGTTATATGCAGGAAAGAGAGGTTTGTGCCTAATGAGCTCATTTAATGCTGAGATTTAGCTGTAAGTTTAATGTTTTGTAAGGCaggaagtaattaaaaaattgctgttatttCAAGCACTGTGCATTTACAATTTCAgtagtcttttttattttttttttatgtccatTTCAAGTACTTGAATTTCAACCTAGCAGGAATTCTATAAAGTCTGCATCATTTGAAGATGTTGGTCTAGGGAAGCTTCTGGATTAATACAAGGGTTCACTACTACTAGCATATTTCTAAATCCTGGCTTACACATACAGTGTTCTTGTAAACAGCAAGGGAATTAAGTGGTTTTGATGCAATGTGGTGTGGTTGGAAAGACAGCtaaactctgcataacaactGACTTTTTTTACACAAGGACAGCTGCTTGTGCAATAATAACTGAAAGATGgctctgttgttt is a genomic window containing:
- the CEP55 gene encoding centrosomal protein of 55 kDa isoform X2; translated protein: MNSKTAKDIIIGKWGLKSGSSRRESDLEKYKQENAALRKSMEEVVKGKGKMTDAERNGLLEKILSLEKEKENHNRLLGEKDKEIQHLKDKLRSKNKNSEVSLLQSQLEEKTKEAERREQLLCSLSEEMNRLKCNLSSVTAKCSELENRASTSQAPQELITNSTGSSTNLYEVEKQLKDALEKNQQWLLYDQQREAYVRGLLGRIFELEQKSETVSQQESKEFNSEGHLQEEKQKYYDQLLLTAKSDLETERRTITQLRSELNEFKKKYEETRQEITTLNALLQSQQVAEMKTLENENKIKGEKVQRLKQENETIKGQLREEKKKSEDLLCQVQLLRKSLLKQQEEHTRIALLEQQIQICTTDFENEKLDRQNLQHQLNKVLKELRKAREQITRLEPLYLISACMPQSYTKAAFPETPGIWTYGTTRRFASCV
- the CEP55 gene encoding centrosomal protein of 55 kDa isoform X1 gives rise to the protein MNSKTAKDIIIGKWGLKSGSSRRESDLEKYKQENAALRKSMEEVVKGKGKMTDAERNGLLEKILSLEKEKENHNRLLGEKDKEIQHLKDKLRSKNKNSEVSLLQSQLEEKTKEAERREQLLCSLSEEMNRLKCNLSSVTAKCSELENRASTSQAPQELITNSTGSSTNLYEVEKQLKDALEKNQQWLLYDQQREAYVRGLLGRIFELEQKSETVSQQESKEFNSEGHLQEEKQKYYDQLLLTAKSDLETERRTITQLRSELNEFKKKYEETRQEITTLNALLQSQQVAEMKTLENENKIKGEKVQRLKQENETIKGQLREEKKKSEDLLCQVQLLRKSLLKQQEEHTRIALLEQQIQICTTDFENEKLDRQNLQHQLNKVLKELRKAREQITRLEPLKLQESGRMEPQEDLQAVFEEKLTMYDRSPSLKHSNLLDESFLECPRCKVQYPTSQHRELLAHIDFCTA